A window of the Gossypium hirsutum isolate 1008001.06 chromosome A05, Gossypium_hirsutum_v2.1, whole genome shotgun sequence genome harbors these coding sequences:
- the LOC107961536 gene encoding purple acid phosphatase 8: MVVAMVAASMASGLRIKAMAELCCYLTVVLCAFLVPCLAKLTTIEHPVKPNRSLSFLVVGDWGRKGFYNQSEVAFQMGRIGEKLKIDFVISTGDNFYDNGLTSVYDPAFRDSFTNIYTAKSLQKPWYSVLGNHDYRGNVEAQLNPTLRSVDKRWICMRSFVLKTELVDIFFVDTTPFVDKYFTDPEDHTYDWKGVEPRKNYLSSLIKDLKAEMRNSTALWKFAVGHHAIKSLGHHGDTAQLIKFLLPVLKDNNVDVYMNGHDHCLEHITSMNGAMQYLTSGGGSKAWRGDLKPDDDVNHSAKFLYDGQGFMSLEMNENEAMILFYDVEGLVLHQWKISKQLRSAV; encoded by the exons ATGGTGGTAGCAATGGTAGCAGCATCCATGGCTTCCGGTTTGAGAATAAAAGCAATGGCAGAGCTTTGTTGTTATTTGACGGTGGTGCTTTGTGCATTCTTGGTTCCATGTTTGGCGAAGCTTACAACGATTGAACACCCCGTCAAACCTAATCGCTCCCTTAGCTTTTTGGTCGTTGGAGATTGGGGCAGAAAAGGATTTTACAATCAATCTGAAGTTGCTTTTCAG ATGGGAAGGATTGGAGAGAAACTAAAAATAGATTTCGTCATCTCAACAGGTGATAATTTCTATGATAATGGTTTAACCAGCGTATATGACCCAGCTTTTAGAGACTCTTTCACAAACATATATACTGCCAAAAGCTTGCAAAAACCATGGTACAGTG tTTTGGGAAACCATGATTATAGAGGCAATGTTGAGGCACAACTCAACCCTACTCTACGAAGCGTTGACAAACGATGGATTTGTATGAGATCATTCGTCCTTAAAACAG aacTAGTAGATATATTCTTCGTGGATACCACTCCATTTGTGGACAAATACTTTACAGATCCAGAAGACCATACTTACGATTGGAAAGGCGTAGAACCTCGCAAAAATTACCTCTCTAGTCTTATCAAG GATTTGAAAGCGGAAATGCGAAACTCAACCGCGCTGTGGAAATTTGCTGTTGGCCACCATGCAATTAAAAGTCTGGGCCATCATGGTGACACTGCCCAGCTTATCAAGTTCTTACTTCCAGTACTCAAG GACAACAATGTTGATGTTTACATGAATGGCCATGACCATTGTTTGGAGCATATTACAAGCATGAACGG AGCAATGCAATACTTAACGAGTGGAGGAGGGTCAAAAGCATGGAGGGGTGACCTTAAACCCGACGATGACGTTAATCACAGCGCGAAGTTCTTGTACGACGGGCAAGGTTTCATGTCACTGGAGATGAATGAGAATGAAGCCATGATTTTGTTTTATGATGTTGAAGGCCTGGTTTTGCACCAATGGAAGATATCTAAACAGTTGCGTTCTGCAGTATAG